In one window of Gudongella oleilytica DNA:
- the alr gene encoding alanine racemase, with protein MERTTNIRPTYVEVNLDNLAHNYTEIRRIVRKETEIMPVIKANGYGHGAIELAKLYTALGVNRLAVSLLNEAIELRRAGIDKPILILNFTPGYQMIDVAANDLTQAIYRYEDAVALSEAALEMDKKLKIHIKLDTGMSRIGFLPSEDAIDNILKISQLPNLEIEGIFTHFAKSDESDKSFTRLQFDRFMRMIEALENKGLFIPLKHISNSSAIIDLPEYNLDIVRPGIILYGYYPSDEVNKERIELRPAMTLRTVVSNIKTLPAGTGISYNHVYSTPAEARIATVPIGYADGYPRTLTGRGQVFVAGKRVTIEPRICMDQMMFDATGLGDVKVGDEVIYFGYGNKDWPSVDEVAKTFGTINYEIICMMGRRLPRVYIKDGRVIKTLDYLLD; from the coding sequence ATGGAGAGGACAACAAATATAAGACCAACCTATGTAGAGGTAAATTTGGACAATCTGGCTCATAATTACACTGAGATTCGAAGGATCGTCAGAAAGGAAACGGAGATAATGCCTGTAATAAAAGCTAATGGCTATGGCCATGGGGCCATTGAACTGGCTAAGCTATATACAGCTTTGGGAGTAAATCGTTTGGCCGTATCTCTCTTGAACGAGGCAATCGAGTTGAGAAGGGCTGGGATCGATAAGCCAATACTGATCCTCAACTTTACTCCTGGTTACCAGATGATAGATGTAGCAGCAAATGATCTTACTCAGGCAATCTACAGATATGAGGATGCGGTTGCTCTTTCAGAGGCGGCTTTGGAGATGGATAAGAAGCTTAAGATACACATAAAGCTCGACACGGGGATGAGCAGGATAGGGTTCCTGCCCTCAGAGGATGCTATTGATAACATCCTTAAGATCAGTCAGCTTCCAAATCTTGAGATCGAAGGGATATTCACCCATTTTGCCAAGTCCGACGAATCCGACAAAAGCTTCACAAGATTACAGTTCGACAGATTTATGAGGATGATCGAAGCATTGGAGAATAAAGGGCTTTTCATACCCCTAAAGCATATATCCAATTCGTCAGCGATAATCGACTTGCCTGAATACAACCTTGATATAGTAAGACCTGGAATAATACTTTACGGATACTATCCCTCTGATGAGGTCAATAAGGAAAGGATAGAATTGAGGCCTGCGATGACCTTGAGAACTGTGGTATCAAATATCAAAACACTTCCTGCTGGGACCGGCATCAGCTATAACCACGTTTACTCCACTCCGGCTGAAGCGAGGATCGCTACAGTACCAATCGGGTATGCCGATGGCTATCCAAGGACGCTGACCGGTAGAGGACAGGTTTTTGTGGCAGGGAAAAGAGTGACTATTGAACCAAGGATATGTATGGATCAGATGATGTTTGATGCTACTGGGCTTGGAGATGTCAAGGTTGGTGACGAAGTAATCTACTTTGGGTATGGAAACAAAGACTGGCCTTCAGTCGATGAAGTGGCAAAGACCTTTGGAACCATCAACTATGAAATCATATGCATGATGGGAAGAAGACTTCCAAGAGTTTATATCAAAGACGGCAGAGTAATTAAGACACTGGACTATCTTCTTGATTAA
- a CDS encoding type II toxin-antitoxin system PemK/MazF family toxin, giving the protein MIVKRGDIYYADLSPVIGSEQGGVRPILVVQNDVGNKYSPTIIVAAITSQINKARLPTHIEITGPDFGLPKDSVVLLEQIRTIDKKRLREKIGKFDEDMMRKVDEALRISIGLGNY; this is encoded by the coding sequence ATGATAGTAAAAAGAGGAGATATATATTACGCAGATCTAAGTCCCGTTATTGGCTCTGAGCAAGGTGGTGTAAGGCCGATCCTGGTAGTTCAGAATGATGTTGGCAACAAGTACAGCCCCACTATAATCGTAGCTGCCATCACCTCCCAGATCAATAAGGCCAGACTGCCAACCCACATAGAGATCACAGGACCGGATTTTGGGCTTCCTAAAGATTCCGTGGTTCTCCTGGAGCAAATAAGAACAATAGATAAGAAAAGACTCAGAGAAAAAATAGGGAAATTTGACGAGGATATGATGAGAAAGGTCGATGAAGCCTTAAGGATAAGCATCGGCCTTGGAAATTACTGA